A single genomic interval of Polaribacter vadi harbors:
- a CDS encoding isopenicillin N synthase family dioxygenase, whose amino-acid sequence MNKIPSVNLADFLSDDTTRKQKFIDEIGHAYENIGFVALKGHFLDDKLVDNLYTEIKNFFDLPTDVKEKYEIPGIGGQRGYVSFGKESAKGKKEGDLKEFWHFGQYVDKDSKYADEYPENVQVEELPNFNKVGKETYQMLEKTAKFVLRSLALHLGLEETYFDNYIKNGNSILRPIHYPPIKTEPKGAERAAAHGDINLITLLMGAQGKGLQVQNHNGEWIDAMAEPDELMINVGDMLSRHSNNKLKSTIHRVVNPPKEMWGTSRYSIPFFMHPISDMKLDVLENCIDDKNPKQFDDITAGEFLDERLRELGLKK is encoded by the coding sequence ATGAATAAAATACCAAGCGTTAATTTAGCTGATTTTTTATCAGATGATACAACTAGAAAACAAAAATTTATAGATGAAATTGGCCACGCTTATGAAAACATAGGTTTTGTGGCATTAAAAGGTCATTTTTTAGATGATAAATTAGTGGATAATTTATATACTGAAATTAAAAACTTTTTTGATTTACCTACAGATGTAAAAGAAAAGTATGAAATTCCTGGAATTGGTGGTCAAAGAGGCTATGTTTCTTTTGGTAAAGAATCTGCAAAAGGAAAAAAAGAAGGCGATTTAAAAGAGTTTTGGCATTTTGGACAATATGTAGATAAAGATTCTAAATATGCAGATGAATATCCTGAAAATGTGCAAGTAGAAGAATTACCTAACTTTAATAAAGTTGGTAAAGAAACCTACCAAATGTTAGAGAAAACAGCAAAATTTGTGTTGCGTTCTTTGGCCTTACATTTAGGTTTAGAAGAAACGTATTTTGACAATTATATAAAAAACGGAAATAGTATTTTAAGACCAATTCATTATCCACCAATAAAAACGGAACCAAAAGGTGCTGAAAGAGCTGCTGCTCATGGAGATATTAATTTGATTACCTTATTAATGGGTGCTCAAGGAAAAGGTTTACAAGTTCAAAATCATAATGGAGAATGGATTGATGCAATGGCTGAACCAGATGAATTAATGATTAATGTTGGTGATATGTTGTCAAGACATAGTAACAATAAATTAAAATCTACCATTCACAGAGTGGTAAATCCGCCAAAAGAAATGTGGGGAACTTCTCGTTATTCAATTCCGTTTTTTATGCACCCAATTTCTGATATGAAATTAGATGTTTTAGAAAATTGTATCGATGACAAAAACCCAAAACAGTTTGATGATATTACAGCTGGCGAGTTTTTAGATGAACGATTAAGAGAATTGGGATTAAAAAAATAG
- a CDS encoding DUF6048 family protein: MYKYFINIFVLFVFVDGFSQEQQKDSVGTSKDSIVYKSPYGIRVGIDLSKPILSSIKDSYTGLEIVGDYRISKKFYIAAEVGFEEETTQEDFTNSTSKGNYIRLGFNYNAYENWLDMNNEIFAGYRYGFSIFDQTLNSYTPNVVRGEGNGIPYFPVITNTTASTTSLNTHWSEFVVGFKAETFKNVFVSVSGSYKILMSAKEPENFQTLYSPGFNRVFESGTGFGFNYTISYLIPFTKR; the protein is encoded by the coding sequence ATGTACAAATATTTCATTAATATTTTCGTCCTATTTGTTTTTGTTGATGGATTTTCACAAGAACAACAAAAGGACTCTGTAGGTACTTCAAAAGATTCTATTGTTTACAAATCTCCTTATGGAATTCGTGTTGGAATCGATTTAAGCAAACCAATTCTATCAAGTATTAAAGATTCTTACACTGGTTTAGAAATTGTTGGAGATTATAGAATTTCTAAGAAATTTTATATAGCAGCAGAAGTAGGTTTTGAAGAGGAAACAACACAAGAAGATTTTACAAACTCAACCTCAAAAGGTAATTATATTCGCTTAGGTTTTAATTACAATGCTTATGAAAACTGGTTGGATATGAACAACGAAATTTTTGCAGGATATAGATATGGTTTTAGTATTTTTGATCAAACTCTAAATAGCTACACTCCAAATGTGGTAAGAGGTGAAGGGAATGGGATTCCATATTTTCCTGTAATTACAAATACAACTGCATCAACAACTAGTTTAAATACTCATTGGTCAGAATTCGTGGTTGGTTTTAAAGCAGAAACCTTTAAAAATGTATTTGTAAGTGTTAGTGGTTCTTATAAAATTTTAATGAGCGCCAAAGAACCAGAAAACTTCCAAACATTATACTCACCAGGTTTTAACAGAGTTTTTGAGAGTGGCACTGGTTTTGGTTTCAACTACACCATTAGTTATTTAATTCCATTTACTAAAAGGTAA
- a CDS encoding DUF6452 family protein has product MKKTIAILFLSIIIFSSCEKDDFCIQNPVTPSLVLEFYDANNRESPKNFSSITVWSESAENKDNLFENITGNKLEIPLNQFATETVYNFSQNGVVNQLTIKYSTEEVYVSRSCGFRVIFNDVSFESDNTWITSFTPQTLTTIDNQNETHVQIFH; this is encoded by the coding sequence ATGAAAAAAACAATTGCAATTCTTTTTTTGTCAATCATCATTTTTTCAAGTTGTGAGAAAGACGATTTTTGTATACAAAATCCTGTAACTCCAAGTTTAGTTTTAGAATTTTATGATGCTAATAATAGAGAATCACCTAAAAACTTTAGCTCTATAACTGTTTGGTCTGAAAGTGCAGAGAATAAAGATAATCTTTTCGAAAACATTACTGGAAACAAACTGGAAATTCCTTTAAATCAATTCGCTACAGAAACAGTTTATAATTTTTCTCAAAATGGTGTTGTGAATCAATTGACTATAAAATATTCAACTGAAGAAGTGTATGTTTCTAGATCTTGTGGATTTAGAGTTATTTTTAATGATGTAAGTTTTGAATCAGACAATACTTGGATAACCAGTTTTACGCCTCAAACATTAACAACGATAGACAATCAAAATGAAACTCATGTACAAATATTTCATTAA
- a CDS encoding 4a-hydroxytetrahydrobiopterin dehydratase — protein sequence MLKLSEEAIESKLKNLIDWEYYDDALHTDFVFDNFKDCMSAMNRIAFECEALNHHPEWTNIYNTLDITLTTHDANGVTELDFKLAAAINKIVEVEEED from the coding sequence ATGCTAAAACTATCTGAAGAAGCAATTGAATCAAAATTAAAAAACTTAATTGATTGGGAATATTATGATGATGCTTTGCACACCGATTTTGTGTTCGATAATTTTAAAGATTGTATGTCTGCAATGAATAGAATTGCCTTTGAATGTGAGGCTTTGAACCATCATCCAGAATGGACTAATATTTACAACACCTTAGATATTACCTTAACAACTCACGATGCAAATGGTGTTACAGAGTTAGATTTTAAATTGGCTGCAGCAATCAATAAAATTGTAGAAGTTGAAGAAGAAGATTAG